In one window of Blattabacterium sp. (Cryptocercus punctulatus) str. Cpu DNA:
- the dnaE gene encoding DNA polymerase III subunit alpha, translating to MYLIVDTETTGLPSSYNLPITNSDNWPRVVQIAWQCHDISGKIIEFKNFIIKPDGYDIPYNAFKIHGITNERAEKEGKNLDFVLNQFKKSFEKSKCLIGHNLDFDRKVIECEFFRMKKEISFLEKKFLDTKEVSVNYCKLPGIRKKFKWPTLTELYYKLFGIDLSNFHHNAENDVKATSRCFLELLRIGIISYNDIGIDESIIKNFRESFPTIISSSIVFLNPHNNPKKNTEKKIENKIINNKEKLKKKNILIFIIILLFLFFFSTMDLFSMINKAISCNMPAIGITDYGNMMGSFHFLNIIHSVNKKYASLKKSIKGIIGCEMFISENYLQKKFTKEIPDKRYHQVLLSKNKAGYHNLSKLCSYGFLEGLYGGIPRIGKNLIEKYKENLIALTGDLNAEIPQIILNQGERKAEKVFLWWKELFEEDFYIELLRHGLKEEDYVNRILLKFSEKYHVKYIIQNNTFYLDQKDADVHDILLCVKNGEKQSTPIGIGRGYRFGFPNKEFYFKSTEEMKEIFSDIPESFDFLDELVSKIEFYNLSQKILLPKFQIPKNFEIPLDKKNGVDIVGENSFLRSITYEGAKKRYKNITKEIEERIHFELKTIEKIGYPGYFLIVHNLVSQARKMNISVGPGRGSVAGSVVAYCIGITEIDPLKYHLLFERFLNPDRISLPDIDIDFDDRGRENIIEWVVQKYGKNKVAQIITYSKMGAKSSIRDTARVLNLSLKDTDRIAKMVPNFLSLKVILSSEVLENRNKEEIENIKKLRKIAENEETLEGKILQKAKKLEGSIRSTGIHACGIIISPYDIREYIPVSISKESDLLLTQFDNNVVEHAGLLKMDFLGLKTLTIIKDSLNLIKKNINITEFSFSIEDLKTYSLFQKGETVAIFQYESPGMQKYLRQLKPDKFDDLIAMNALYRPGPLQYIPNFISRKQGKEEITYDLPEMKEFLKETYGITIYQEQVMLISQRIAGFSKGEADLLRKSMGKKQKEELNKLKNKFLNQAIKKGYPKNILEKIWKDWEYFSCYAFNKSHATCYAYIAFQTAYLKTHFPCEYMASVLSNHMDNIKQLTYFIKECKRMDLSIVGPNINESDDFFKVKDKNCIQFGLRGIKGIGENSVKMIVQERKKNGPFTSIFNLVKRINLRIVNKKTLESLVLSGGLDQFHLRREQYFHFEEKSKLSILEKIIQFGSKYKKINKINNISKKNMEIEKPRIIECKPWSNLYKLYKEKEVLGIYVTSHPLDDYFYERKYFTNISLDQLNKNEQKLIGKKIYICGILSKIEKKIYIKSGKKYGIFLLEDDHSSKLFRIYGQQYLKYEHLLFSNSLLYLYIFMEPSKERKIHIFHIESLQNVLKKFSHKLVIRINIKNLDSIIINDLEKLFSEQPIGYKKLNILLYDKENHISLNFESKKYGVDINSSFLKKLEKIKGLDFALN from the coding sequence ATGTATCTTATTGTTGATACCGAAACTACAGGATTACCTTCTTCCTATAATCTTCCTATTACCAATTCCGATAATTGGCCAAGAGTAGTACAAATAGCATGGCAATGTCATGATATTTCAGGAAAAATAATAGAATTTAAAAATTTTATTATAAAACCGGATGGTTATGATATTCCTTATAATGCTTTTAAAATTCATGGAATTACTAATGAAAGAGCAGAAAAAGAAGGAAAAAATTTAGATTTTGTGCTGAATCAATTTAAGAAATCATTTGAAAAATCTAAATGTTTAATTGGACATAATTTGGATTTTGATAGAAAAGTTATTGAATGTGAATTTTTTAGAATGAAAAAAGAAATTTCTTTTCTTGAAAAGAAATTTTTAGATACTAAAGAAGTTTCTGTTAATTATTGCAAATTACCTGGTATTAGAAAAAAATTTAAATGGCCTACATTAACCGAATTATACTATAAATTATTTGGAATAGATTTATCTAATTTTCATCATAATGCGGAAAATGATGTAAAAGCAACCTCTCGTTGTTTTTTAGAACTTTTACGGATTGGAATTATATCCTATAATGATATTGGAATAGATGAATCCATCATCAAAAATTTTCGAGAATCTTTTCCAACTATTATTTCTTCCTCTATAGTTTTTTTAAATCCCCATAATAATCCCAAAAAAAATACAGAAAAAAAAATAGAAAATAAAATAATTAATAATAAGGAAAAATTAAAAAAAAAAAATATTCTCATATTCATAATCATACTTCTTTTTCTATTCTTTTTTTCAACTATGGATCTTTTTTCCATGATAAATAAAGCTATATCCTGTAATATGCCTGCTATTGGAATAACAGATTATGGAAATATGATGGGGAGTTTCCATTTTTTAAATATCATTCATTCTGTCAACAAAAAATATGCTTCATTGAAAAAATCCATAAAAGGAATTATTGGTTGTGAAATGTTTATTTCCGAAAATTATTTACAGAAAAAGTTTACTAAAGAAATACCGGATAAACGTTATCATCAAGTTCTATTATCTAAAAATAAAGCAGGATATCATAACTTATCCAAACTTTGTTCTTATGGATTTTTAGAAGGCCTTTATGGTGGAATTCCTAGAATAGGAAAAAATTTGATTGAAAAATATAAGGAAAATTTAATTGCTCTTACCGGAGATCTCAATGCAGAAATTCCACAGATTATTCTTAATCAAGGAGAAAGAAAAGCAGAAAAGGTTTTTCTATGGTGGAAAGAACTTTTCGAAGAAGATTTTTACATAGAATTATTACGTCATGGATTAAAAGAAGAAGACTATGTTAATAGGATACTACTTAAATTTTCAGAAAAATATCATGTAAAGTACATTATACAAAATAATACTTTTTATTTAGATCAAAAAGATGCTGATGTTCATGATATTTTGCTTTGCGTAAAAAATGGAGAAAAACAATCAACTCCTATAGGTATAGGAAGAGGGTATAGATTTGGATTTCCCAATAAAGAATTTTATTTCAAAAGTACAGAAGAGATGAAAGAAATATTTTCAGATATTCCAGAATCTTTTGATTTCTTAGATGAATTAGTCAGTAAAATTGAATTTTATAATCTATCACAAAAAATATTACTTCCAAAATTTCAGATACCAAAAAATTTTGAAATTCCTTTAGATAAAAAAAATGGAGTAGATATAGTAGGGGAAAATTCTTTTTTAAGAAGTATTACATATGAAGGGGCTAAAAAACGTTATAAAAATATAACTAAGGAAATAGAAGAAAGAATTCACTTCGAATTAAAAACCATTGAAAAAATTGGATATCCTGGTTATTTTTTGATTGTTCATAATTTAGTTTCTCAAGCTAGAAAAATGAATATTTCAGTAGGACCTGGAAGAGGGTCTGTGGCTGGATCTGTAGTTGCCTATTGTATAGGTATTACTGAAATAGATCCCCTAAAATATCATCTTCTTTTTGAACGATTTTTAAATCCAGATAGAATATCTTTACCAGATATTGATATTGATTTTGATGATCGAGGACGTGAAAATATTATTGAATGGGTAGTACAAAAATATGGAAAAAATAAAGTTGCACAAATCATTACATATTCAAAAATGGGGGCGAAATCTTCTATTCGAGATACTGCTCGGGTATTAAATTTATCTTTAAAAGATACAGATCGTATAGCAAAAATGGTACCTAATTTTCTATCATTAAAAGTTATTTTATCTTCGGAAGTATTAGAAAATAGAAATAAGGAAGAAATAGAAAATATCAAAAAATTGAGAAAAATTGCAGAAAATGAAGAAACTTTAGAGGGAAAAATTTTGCAAAAAGCAAAAAAATTAGAAGGATCTATAAGAAGTACGGGTATACATGCTTGTGGAATCATTATCAGTCCATACGATATAAGAGAATATATTCCAGTTTCTATTTCTAAAGAATCCGATTTATTGTTAACACAATTTGATAACAATGTAGTAGAACATGCTGGATTATTAAAAATGGATTTTTTAGGATTAAAAACTCTTACTATTATTAAAGATTCCTTGAATCTTATAAAAAAAAACATCAATATTACAGAATTTTCATTTTCTATAGAAGATTTAAAGACTTATTCTCTTTTTCAAAAAGGAGAAACCGTAGCTATTTTTCAATATGAATCTCCAGGAATGCAGAAATATTTACGCCAACTTAAACCTGATAAATTTGATGATTTAATTGCAATGAATGCATTATATCGACCTGGACCATTACAATACATTCCTAACTTTATTTCCAGAAAACAGGGAAAAGAAGAGATTACCTATGATTTACCAGAAATGAAAGAATTTTTAAAAGAAACTTATGGGATAACTATATATCAAGAACAGGTTATGTTAATATCCCAGAGAATAGCAGGTTTTAGCAAAGGAGAAGCCGATTTACTTAGAAAATCTATGGGAAAGAAACAAAAAGAGGAACTAAATAAATTGAAAAATAAGTTTCTTAATCAAGCTATTAAAAAAGGATATCCCAAAAATATATTAGAAAAAATCTGGAAAGATTGGGAGTATTTTTCTTGCTATGCTTTTAATAAATCTCATGCTACCTGTTATGCTTATATAGCATTTCAGACAGCTTATCTTAAAACGCATTTTCCCTGTGAATATATGGCTTCTGTATTAAGTAATCACATGGACAATATTAAACAGCTCACTTACTTTATAAAAGAATGTAAGCGTATGGATCTATCGATTGTAGGTCCCAATATTAATGAAAGTGATGATTTTTTTAAAGTAAAAGATAAAAATTGTATTCAATTCGGTCTTAGAGGAATAAAAGGTATAGGAGAAAATTCTGTAAAAATGATTGTTCAGGAAAGAAAAAAAAATGGACCATTCACTTCTATTTTTAATCTGGTCAAACGTATTAATTTACGTATAGTGAATAAGAAAACTTTAGAAAGTTTAGTTTTATCTGGAGGATTAGATCAATTCCATTTACGTAGAGAACAGTATTTCCACTTTGAAGAAAAAAGTAAGTTAAGTATTTTAGAAAAAATCATTCAATTTGGATCTAAATACAAGAAAATAAACAAAATAAATAATATTTCCAAAAAAAATATGGAAATAGAAAAACCCAGGATTATTGAATGTAAACCATGGAGTAATCTATATAAATTATATAAAGAAAAAGAAGTATTGGGAATTTATGTGACTTCACATCCTTTAGATGATTATTTTTATGAAAGAAAATATTTTACAAATATATCTTTAGACCAATTAAATAAAAATGAACAAAAACTTATAGGAAAAAAAATATATATATGTGGAATTTTATCTAAAATTGAAAAAAAAATATATATCAAAAGTGGAAAAAAATATGGAATTTTTTTATTAGAAGATGATCATTCTTCTAAATTATTTCGTATTTATGGACAACAATATTTAAAGTATGAACATTTACTATTTAGTAATAGCCTATTATATTTATATATTTTTATGGAACCCTCTAAAGAACGAAAAATACATATATTTCATATCGAAAGTCTACAAAATGTTTTAAAAAAATTTTCCCATAAATTGGTAATTAGGATAAATATAAAAAACTTAGATAGCATAATTATTAATGATCTAGAAAAATTATTTTCTGAACAACCAATAGGATATAAAAAGCTGAATATTCTTCTTTATGATAAGGAAAATCATATTTCTTTAAATTTTGAATCAAAAAAGTATGGAGTTGACATTAATTCCAGTTTTTTAAAAAAGTTGGAAAAAATAAAAGGGTTAGATTTTGCTTTGAATTAA
- a CDS encoding argininosuccinate synthase domain-containing protein, with the protein MRIKVRVSHEEDTKYASLICKKIQESAKIRGTGIAKKDPEYIKSKMINGNAVMAFYNGKIAGFIYLEVYQNKEFVVNSGLIVFPEFRKKGLANIIKIEIFKLSRKKFPNSKIFSITTSHSVIKMNTKLGFNPVSFSELTNSEEFWKGCKSCANFDILTRNQRNMCLCTGLLYKPSESSYEDKNVQKKNIDNLIRGDKIILAYSGGLDTSYCLKYLLQKGYNVHTVIINTGGFKEEELKKIEERALNIGSQSHKTIDAIEDYYQNCIKYLIFGNILKNNTYPLSVSSERIFHAIKIAQYATFIKAKAIAHGSTGAGNDQIRFDIAFQIICPDKITLSPIRDLRISRTEEIQYLRNSGISICWNEAEYSINKGIWGTSIGGKETLTSYQDFPDEAYPTKLSRKKSENLELEFEKGELVSVNKEKGKAIKNILKIEKIASQFAIGRGIHIGDTILGIKGRVAFEASAAIIIIKAHHLLEKHILTKWQLHWKEQLSNWYGILLHEAQYLDPVMRDIEMFLTSTQKRLTGTVYIILHPYRFHLIGIKSKFDLMESNMAKYGEMNYSWTAEDVKGFTKILSNQMKMYHNLNKNKKK; encoded by the coding sequence ATGAGAATAAAAGTTAGAGTATCTCATGAAGAGGATACAAAATATGCTTCCTTAATTTGCAAAAAAATCCAAGAATCCGCAAAAATTAGAGGAACTGGTATTGCTAAAAAAGATCCAGAATATATTAAATCAAAAATGATTAATGGAAATGCCGTAATGGCTTTCTATAATGGAAAAATTGCAGGTTTTATTTACCTTGAAGTTTATCAAAATAAAGAATTTGTTGTTAATTCTGGTTTAATTGTTTTTCCTGAATTTAGAAAAAAAGGATTAGCAAATATTATAAAAATTGAAATATTTAAACTTTCTAGAAAAAAATTTCCAAATTCTAAAATTTTTAGCATTACCACCAGCCATTCCGTGATTAAAATGAATACAAAATTGGGTTTTAATCCTGTTTCTTTTAGTGAATTAACTAATTCAGAAGAATTTTGGAAAGGATGTAAAAGTTGTGCTAACTTCGATATATTAACCAGAAATCAAAGAAATATGTGTCTTTGTACAGGTCTTTTATATAAACCATCTGAATCATCTTATGAAGATAAAAACGTTCAAAAAAAAAACATAGATAATTTAATTCGTGGGGATAAAATTATTTTAGCCTATAGTGGTGGATTAGATACCTCTTATTGTTTAAAATATCTTCTACAAAAAGGATACAATGTGCATACGGTGATTATTAATACAGGAGGATTTAAAGAAGAAGAATTGAAAAAAATTGAAGAAAGAGCTTTAAATATTGGATCTCAATCCCACAAAACCATCGATGCTATAGAAGATTATTATCAAAATTGCATAAAATATCTGATATTTGGAAATATTCTTAAAAACAATACATATCCACTTTCAGTAAGCTCCGAAAGAATTTTTCATGCTATTAAAATTGCACAATATGCGACTTTTATTAAGGCAAAAGCAATTGCTCATGGAAGTACAGGAGCAGGAAATGATCAAATTAGATTTGATATAGCTTTTCAAATTATTTGTCCAGATAAAATTACTTTATCCCCAATAAGAGATTTAAGAATTTCCCGAACTGAAGAAATTCAATATTTACGAAATAGTGGTATATCCATTTGTTGGAATGAGGCAGAATATTCTATTAATAAAGGAATTTGGGGAACTAGTATAGGAGGAAAAGAAACTTTAACTTCTTATCAAGATTTTCCAGATGAGGCTTATCCAACTAAATTAAGTAGAAAAAAAAGTGAAAATCTAGAATTAGAATTTGAAAAAGGAGAATTAGTAAGTGTTAATAAAGAAAAGGGAAAAGCTATAAAAAATATCCTAAAAATTGAAAAAATTGCCTCTCAATTTGCTATAGGAAGGGGGATACATATAGGAGATACTATTTTAGGTATTAAGGGGCGAGTAGCATTTGAAGCTTCTGCAGCTATTATTATTATTAAAGCACATCATTTATTGGAAAAGCATATTCTTACAAAATGGCAACTTCATTGGAAAGAACAATTATCCAATTGGTATGGAATATTACTTCATGAAGCTCAATATTTAGATCCTGTCATGCGGGATATAGAAATGTTTTTAACAAGTACCCAAAAAAGACTTACTGGAACCGTATATATAATTTTACATCCTTATAGATTTCACTTAATTGGAATTAAATCTAAATTTGATTTAATGGAATCTAATATGGCTAAGTACGGAGAAATGAATTATTCTTGGACTGCAGAAGATGTTAAAGGATTTACAAAAATATTGAGTAATCAAATGAAAATGTATCATAATTTAAATAAAAATAAAAAAAAATAA
- the argC gene encoding N-acetyl-gamma-glutamyl-phosphate reductase, translating into MIEIGIIGGTGYTSGELIRLIINHSKARINSVVSRSKPGKLIHSVHQDLLGEIDDLKFTDSLSKKIDVVFICSGHGQSIKELKNISESIKVIDLNQDFRIINHSVFRNRNFIYGLPELQKDIIKKSSNISNPGCFSTAILLAILPLAKEKLLKNDIHISAITGSTGSGKRNLDTNHFSWRNNNISSYKIFKHQHLQEVKQTILQMQNNFHSEIYLIPYRGNFSRGIIVTLYTYSSFSLEKNKEIYKEYYKNHPFVEISNINVDVKQVVNTNKCILHLLKEKDQLIVISVIDNMIKGASGQAIQNMNLLFNLDETCGLKLKSIRF; encoded by the coding sequence ATGATTGAAATAGGAATTATAGGAGGTACTGGATATACTTCGGGAGAATTAATTAGATTAATAATTAATCATTCAAAAGCAAGGATTAATAGTGTGGTTAGCAGAAGTAAACCAGGAAAATTAATTCATTCGGTACATCAAGATTTATTAGGAGAAATAGATGATTTGAAGTTTACTGATTCCTTAAGCAAAAAAATTGATGTAGTATTTATATGTTCCGGCCATGGACAATCTATCAAAGAATTAAAAAATATATCCGAAAGTATAAAAGTAATTGATCTTAATCAAGATTTTAGAATTATAAATCATTCAGTTTTCAGAAATAGAAATTTTATTTATGGATTACCAGAATTACAGAAAGATATCATTAAAAAATCTAGTAATATTTCTAATCCAGGATGTTTTTCTACAGCTATTCTTTTAGCTATTTTACCTTTAGCTAAAGAAAAATTATTAAAAAATGATATTCATATAAGTGCAATAACTGGTTCCACAGGATCTGGAAAAAGAAATCTCGATACAAATCATTTTAGCTGGAGAAATAATAATATTTCTTCTTATAAAATATTTAAACATCAGCATTTACAAGAAGTAAAACAAACTATTCTTCAAATGCAAAATAATTTCCATTCGGAAATTTATCTTATTCCTTATAGAGGAAATTTCTCTAGAGGAATTATAGTTACTTTATATACTTATTCTAGTTTTTCTTTAGAAAAAAATAAGGAAATATATAAGGAATATTATAAAAATCATCCTTTTGTAGAAATATCGAACATAAATGTTGATGTAAAACAAGTGGTAAATACCAATAAGTGTATTTTGCATCTTCTTAAAGAAAAGGATCAACTGATTGTTATAAGTGTTATAGATAATATGATAAAAGGAGCTTCTGGACAAGCTATACAGAATATGAACCTTTTATTTAATTTAGATGAAACTTGTGGTTTAAAATTAAAATCCATTCGTTTTTAA
- a CDS encoding aspartate aminotransferase family protein, giving the protein MELFDVYPVLDIELTKSKGIYVFDKKGHMYLDFYGGHAVISIGHSHPYYIRSLTEQIHKISYYSNSVFISQKKELAYLLGCISGYENYSLFLCNSGSESNENALKIASFHTGKKKVIAFKGAFHGRTSGSLSVTDNHKIISPFNTQHKTIFVDYKDLNSLEKELKNGDICALITEGIQGVSGIIDPGLNYFRKYWELCIKYDTIFIIDEIQSGYGRTGSFFSHQLYSIKPDLITIAKGMGNGFPIGGVLIHPKFKPYYGMLGTTFGGNHLACVAGIAVLKIILKENLIENAKKMGEILLNELRRIPKIKKISGRGLMLGLEFDFPIDDLKNILIYNEKVFVGTSNNSYILRLLPPLSINLSHIKLFIKKLKKALSYI; this is encoded by the coding sequence ATGGAACTATTTGACGTTTATCCAGTTTTAGATATAGAATTAACCAAGAGTAAAGGAATCTATGTTTTTGATAAAAAAGGACATATGTATTTAGATTTTTATGGAGGACATGCAGTCATTTCCATTGGTCATTCTCATCCATATTATATAAGATCCTTAACAGAACAAATTCATAAGATATCCTATTATTCAAATAGTGTTTTTATTTCTCAAAAAAAAGAATTAGCCTATTTACTTGGCTGTATTTCAGGATATGAAAACTATTCGTTATTTCTTTGCAATTCTGGTTCTGAATCTAATGAAAATGCATTGAAAATAGCTTCTTTTCATACAGGAAAAAAAAAAGTTATTGCTTTTAAAGGGGCATTTCATGGAAGAACGAGCGGTAGTTTATCCGTAACGGATAATCATAAAATTATATCTCCTTTTAATACGCAACATAAAACTATATTTGTAGATTATAAAGATCTTAATTCCTTAGAAAAGGAATTAAAAAATGGTGATATTTGTGCCTTAATCACGGAAGGAATACAAGGGGTATCTGGAATTATAGATCCTGGTTTAAATTATTTTCGTAAATATTGGGAACTTTGTATAAAATATGACACAATTTTTATTATTGATGAGATTCAAAGTGGATATGGAAGAACTGGATCTTTTTTTTCTCACCAATTATATTCTATAAAACCAGATTTAATCACGATTGCTAAAGGTATGGGAAACGGATTTCCCATAGGAGGGGTTCTTATCCATCCTAAATTTAAACCATATTACGGAATGTTAGGAACTACATTTGGTGGAAATCATTTAGCTTGTGTAGCTGGTATTGCTGTATTAAAAATTATTCTCAAAGAAAATTTAATTGAAAATGCAAAAAAAATGGGAGAAATACTATTAAACGAATTGCGTAGGATTCCTAAAATAAAAAAAATAAGTGGTAGAGGACTTATGTTAGGGTTAGAATTTGATTTTCCTATTGATGATTTAAAAAATATTTTAATTTACAATGAAAAAGTATTTGTAGGAACATCCAATAACTCATATATATTACGATTGCTACCTCCACTTAGTATCAACCTAAGTCATATAAAATTATTTATTAAAAAACTAAAAAAGGCCTTATCATATATATAA
- the carA gene encoding glutamine-hydrolyzing carbamoyl-phosphate synthase small subunit, whose amino-acid sequence MKKNNRSKKAMLILEDGTKYEAYHFGAPVSSSGEVVFNTAMTGYTESMTDPSYKGQILTYTYPLIGNYGIPAPSSKESIHEFYESDKVQVSGLIISYYSNRPYHWNMYTTLSDWLKENEIPGLYGIDTRFIAKKLINKGGSMLGKILIMEQENIPFYDPNKENLSKKVSTSKKIIYGNGKYKILLVDFGLKNNILRCLLRRNCTIIRVPWDYDFTKEEYDGLVLSNGPGNPHIYEKPISYIRIAMKKERPIFGICLGNQLLGIAAGGYTYKLQYAHRGHNQPVVFIETGQNFITSQNHGYVLDTTNISREWKIFFKNLNDNTCEGIIHDFKPFFSVQFHPEASSGPTDTEFLFDFFY is encoded by the coding sequence ATGAAAAAAAATAATAGGAGTAAAAAGGCTATGCTTATATTGGAAGATGGAACTAAGTATGAAGCTTATCATTTTGGAGCTCCAGTTTCCTCTTCCGGAGAAGTAGTATTTAATACTGCTATGACCGGATATACGGAAAGTATGACGGATCCATCTTACAAAGGTCAAATTTTGACTTATACTTATCCTTTAATAGGAAATTATGGCATTCCTGCTCCATCTTCTAAAGAATCTATCCATGAATTTTACGAATCTGATAAGGTTCAAGTATCCGGCCTGATTATTTCATATTATTCCAACCGTCCGTATCATTGGAATATGTATACGACTTTATCTGATTGGTTAAAAGAAAATGAAATTCCTGGATTATATGGGATAGATACTAGATTTATTGCAAAAAAACTTATAAATAAAGGAGGATCCATGTTAGGTAAAATTTTAATAATGGAACAAGAAAATATTCCCTTTTATGATCCTAATAAAGAGAATCTTTCTAAAAAAGTTTCTACCTCTAAAAAAATCATATATGGAAATGGAAAATATAAAATATTACTTGTAGATTTTGGATTAAAAAATAATATTTTACGTTGTTTATTGCGAAGAAATTGTACCATAATAAGGGTCCCATGGGATTATGATTTTACGAAGGAAGAATATGATGGACTAGTCCTTTCTAATGGACCTGGAAATCCCCATATTTATGAAAAACCTATCTCCTATATTCGTATTGCTATGAAAAAAGAACGACCTATATTTGGGATATGTTTAGGAAATCAACTTTTGGGTATTGCTGCAGGAGGATATACTTATAAACTTCAGTATGCACATAGAGGACATAATCAACCGGTTGTATTTATAGAAACAGGACAAAATTTTATTACATCCCAAAATCATGGATATGTTTTAGACACTACCAATATTTCTAGAGAATGGAAGATATTCTTTAAAAATTTAAATGATAACACTTGCGAAGGAATCATTCATGATTTTAAACCTTTTTTTTCGGTTCAATTTCATCCAGAAGCATCCAGTGGACCGACCGATACCGAATTTTTATTCGATTTTTTTTATTAA